The Lewinella sp. 4G2 nucleotide sequence GACCGCCCACGCCCACTGCGCGGTTTACCAACCAGACCCCGCCCGTTTACTAGTTGCTGATCTCGGAGCGGATAGACTACGCGTCCTCAATGAGTTGCCGGATGGCAGTTTTGACCATGATTCAGCTTCCGATCTACCGTTTTCGGAATTTGAAGGCCCCCGCCACGTCGCCCTGCACCCTTCCGGTAAGTACGCCGTAGTGAATGGTGAGTGTAAGGGCACCGTCCGCTTAGTCGATGTGTCGGGTCCGACAATCAAGTTGCTGCACCAGGCCAACGCCCTTCCGGAAAGGGTCATTGATGAGGCCCACGGCGCGGCCATTCGTTTTGGGGGCAACGGTAAGATGATCTACGTTTCCGACCGCAATTTCAGCGTGGTCAACGCCCTGCGCCTGGACGAGCGGGCGGGTCAGATTCGATTCCGCCACGCTAACCCAAGTGGTGGCGACCACCCACGAGATCTTATTCTTTCTCCCGACGGCGAATGGCTCATTACTGCCAACACGAAGAGTAGCAACCTCGGCGTTTTCCGGGTGGACCCGAAGGGCGAACTTACCCACTACCGAACGGTTCAAAAGGTGCCCACTCCAACTACCCTCGGGTGGCTTTAAGGCTGCCGATTAATAGTTTAAGCAGCTTCATTTTTAGCAGCAGCCGAGTATAATCTTCACTAAATATGAAACCGCACTGGCTCGTTGGCCTGGTCCTGTTACCCATCGGATACGTCGCTCGTAAAGTGCGCAACGACCCTCAGTTTGGCGCTGGCGCGGGTGCGATGCGAAGGGAGCGGAACAAACGCAAAGAGCGGCCACTCCGTTGGCGAATGGGCGCCTACCGTAACCTGGAAAAAACCAAACTGCAGGAGGACTTTCGGAGCCTGATGGGAGACTTGGTCGGCTACCTGCAGGCCAAGAATACCCAGCCCCCCAAGGCTTTGCCGATCGCGGTTGCCAACGCAAACTCCGTTGTGCAGGATGACCGGGATTACCTCACCTGGTACGGCCACTCCGCCCTC carries:
- a CDS encoding beta-propeller fold lactonase family protein, giving the protein MLVVGGYTQRMDENTPGKARGISVYDFFPADGELRFLGFVKASNPSYLVTDRSRQIIYVVHEHAAGEGAGVTAHKVKRAKDGKLSFGELGSVMIDGADPCHLAFAGRRLVVSCYTSGQVMILPLAKDGSLSAVSQTFSFTSETKRTAHAHCAVYQPDPARLLVADLGADRLRVLNELPDGSFDHDSASDLPFSEFEGPRHVALHPSGKYAVVNGECKGTVRLVDVSGPTIKLLHQANALPERVIDEAHGAAIRFGGNGKMIYVSDRNFSVVNALRLDERAGQIRFRHANPSGGDHPRDLILSPDGEWLITANTKSSNLGVFRVDPKGELTHYRTVQKVPTPTTLGWL